ATCGAGTGATTTTAAAATCCGGAGAAGTTCTTTCGGGAGAATTGAAAGAAACGGAAGGCGCTTCCGATCATATCATTCTCAATACCGAAGACGAAGACATTAAGATTTTCAAAAAGGACGTGGCCGAGATCTTTTTCGAAGAATCCGGAAATCATCTTTGTATGCGTTTGAAAAAACAGGCCGAAACGAAATGCGGTTTAAAACTTCTCAAACTCAATTCCAGCACGGTGTATTATATCGACGAAAACAACCGTTATCTCCGTGCGTCTTTCAAAGACTTGGAATCGATCACGATCGAAGCCGCTTCCACGAAGGTTTTGGAACAATTCGCGAAAGCCGGATTTTCCGTTTTAATTACGTCCAAAGATAAAAAAGAAGTTCGAGCGCCGATCGCGGAAGTGAACGAAAATTCGGTTCTCATTCAAAAAGAATCCGAACCCGTGCCGACCGAAATAACACGCGACGAAATCTCCACCCTTCATTACAAAACCGCGGAGGAGGAAAAAGAGATTTCGGAAGAAAGCACGAGCAAGGAAATCCGACTGATCGATTATCTGATTCCGGGTTATTACATTCGCAAACAGGGTTATGTCAAAAGCGGAACGACTTTGATGGGTTTGACGGCTTTTTTGATGGCCGGATCCGTCTATGAATTTATGGCTGCAAAGAACTCGGAAGGGAAAACCCCCGTTTATATTCCGCAAAGCAACGGATCGATTCTGTGGGCGGAACAAGCCAACGGAGAATTTGAAAAACACAAACAGCTGAATCAGCTTTTTTTAATTTCTTTGGCTTGCACGTATTTATTCAATGCGGTACTACTTACGTTTCCGGTGACGTTCGCCTTCTTTTTTCACGACGGAGCCGCGGCCCCCGCAATCAATCCGAGTCCGGAACTCAATCCGATCGGGAAAGATCAAAAAATCGAAATGAAAATCAATATTAATTTTTAGGAAAACAAAAATGGAAGCAACCAACAATTCAAAAGATGAGTTATCCGTAGAGATCGTGTCCAATTCTCACGTAAATCACTTACTAAAACCGCATATTACGATCGTGAAAACGAACGGGGAAGTAAATATTTTCTCTTCTAAGAAACTCAAGGATCTATTCAATCTGAAAATCGACGAAGGAGCGAGGGTTCTACTTTTAGATCTTTCCGCGACGACGCATATCGATTCTTCCGGACTCGCGGTTCTGATCAGCACGCAAGCCAGATTGATGAAGCAGTTAAAAGGAGCATTGATCGTGTATTCGATCCCGAACGCGATCAGCAAAATTTTCGAATTAACAAGATTGGACAAATTGATTATATTGTCGATCGACTTGGACGAAGCAATGGACAAAGCGATGACGTTTTGATCGAAAAAAGAAGCGATTTTTCGGACTCGAATGTTTCGGGTTCCGAAAGGGCCGCCCTACTCGAAAAGAGAACTTTCTTCCGAGGACTGGGCGGATAGATTTTTTTCCGGAAGAATTCTTATCGAAAAAGATCCATTCTTCTAAAATTTCCCTTCAATAACTATCTTTAAT
The window above is part of the Leptospira sanjuanensis genome. Proteins encoded here:
- a CDS encoding LB_137 family protein, translating into MRRIPIYVLLFTFITASLSAHRVILKSGEVLSGELKETEGASDHIILNTEDEDIKIFKKDVAEIFFEESGNHLCMRLKKQAETKCGLKLLKLNSSTVYYIDENNRYLRASFKDLESITIEAASTKVLEQFAKAGFSVLITSKDKKEVRAPIAEVNENSVLIQKESEPVPTEITRDEISTLHYKTAEEEKEISEESTSKEIRLIDYLIPGYYIRKQGYVKSGTTLMGLTAFLMAGSVYEFMAAKNSEGKTPVYIPQSNGSILWAEQANGEFEKHKQLNQLFLISLACTYLFNAVLLTFPVTFAFFFHDGAAAPAINPSPELNPIGKDQKIEMKININF
- a CDS encoding STAS domain-containing protein, with the translated sequence MEATNNSKDELSVEIVSNSHVNHLLKPHITIVKTNGEVNIFSSKKLKDLFNLKIDEGARVLLLDLSATTHIDSSGLAVLISTQARLMKQLKGALIVYSIPNAISKIFELTRLDKLIILSIDLDEAMDKAMTF